The Limnochorda sp. LNt genome includes a region encoding these proteins:
- a CDS encoding two-component system sensor histidine kinase NtrB — MPALIHEVRNYLSLARAQAQIIAVGLSTDPRQDAARILATIDRLDMALQRFKRLQGPISLEPRPCRVSAVLQEVSLLFSAVARQQGIELVVEGPASGDEEGIWADPDALRDVLINLVQNAVEATPGPGTVRLWQTADAEGVTLCVQDQGSGIGPEEARRIFEPFYTTKQRGTGLGLAICERVVAEHGGRIWFESAPGQGTTFYVWLPRPRQAPTASTPSQRTA, encoded by the coding sequence GTGCCGGCCCTGATCCACGAGGTGCGCAACTACCTGAGCCTGGCGCGTGCCCAGGCGCAGATCATCGCCGTGGGGTTGAGCACCGATCCGCGCCAGGATGCCGCGAGGATCCTGGCCACCATCGACCGCCTCGACATGGCTCTCCAGCGCTTCAAACGCCTGCAAGGGCCCATCTCCCTCGAGCCCCGTCCTTGCCGGGTATCCGCCGTGCTCCAGGAGGTGAGTCTCCTCTTCTCGGCGGTCGCACGCCAGCAGGGGATCGAGCTCGTCGTCGAGGGCCCCGCCTCCGGCGACGAGGAGGGGATCTGGGCCGATCCCGACGCGCTGCGGGACGTGCTCATCAACCTGGTGCAAAACGCGGTGGAGGCGACCCCCGGTCCCGGCACGGTGCGGTTGTGGCAGACGGCCGACGCCGAGGGCGTGACGCTGTGCGTCCAGGATCAGGGCAGCGGCATCGGTCCCGAGGAGGCCCGACGGATCTTCGAGCCCTTTTACACCACCAAGCAGCGGGGCACGGGCCTGGGCCTCGCGATCTGCGAGCGCGTCGTAGCCGAGCACGGGGGGCGGATCTGGTTCGAGAGCGCCCCGGGCCAGGGCACCACTTTCTACGTCTGGCTGCCCCGGCCCCGGCAGGCACCGACGGCCTCTACGCCCTCCCAGCGTACCGCCTGA
- a CDS encoding sirohydrochlorin chelatase has product MSYYRLAMSDSATVIVLVMHGEPPRDFPREAVGQYFALHEQVASAPPDRAQALRERLASVEARMRAWPRSAANDPFYAGSVALARALEQATGLPVRLAFNEFCAPSVPEALDQAAASARRVVLVSPMMTPGGTHAESDIPRAVDAARRRHPDVEFVYAWPYDLDEVAAFLARHLRRYAGRA; this is encoded by the coding sequence ATGTCCTATTATCGTCTGGCCATGAGCGACTCGGCTACCGTCATCGTCCTGGTCATGCACGGCGAGCCTCCCCGCGACTTCCCCCGGGAGGCCGTCGGCCAGTACTTCGCCCTCCACGAGCAGGTGGCCTCGGCCCCGCCCGACCGGGCGCAGGCCCTTCGCGAGCGACTGGCGTCGGTCGAGGCGCGCATGCGAGCCTGGCCCCGGTCGGCGGCCAACGATCCGTTCTACGCCGGCTCGGTGGCGCTGGCCCGGGCCCTGGAGCAGGCGACGGGCCTGCCGGTGCGCCTCGCCTTCAACGAGTTTTGCGCACCGTCCGTCCCGGAGGCCCTCGATCAGGCGGCCGCCAGCGCCCGACGGGTGGTGCTGGTCAGCCCCATGATGACACCTGGCGGCACCCACGCCGAGTCGGACATCCCCCGGGCCGTCGACGCGGCCCGTCGCCGGCATCCCGACGTGGAGTTCGTCTACGCCTGGCCGTACGACCTCGACGAGGTGGCGGCCTTCCTGGCGCGCCACCTCAGGCGGTACGCTGGGAGGGCGTAG